From the Terriglobia bacterium genome, one window contains:
- a CDS encoding ubiquinol-cytochrome c reductase iron-sulfur subunit: VTRRSFLSIASLGSFFAAVGTAAAGLFRLPNPAVLPGPVRRFKLGAPEQFAPGSETLFSDENLVLFRDDEGFYAISTTCTHLGCIVSRAQQGFACPCHGSRFDERGKVVGGPAPRPLPWLEISRAADGQLVINADNEVPGGTRYRV, from the coding sequence CGTAACCCGGCGAAGTTTTCTCAGCATAGCGTCGCTGGGCAGCTTCTTTGCCGCGGTCGGCACTGCGGCAGCGGGGCTGTTCCGACTGCCGAATCCCGCTGTACTGCCCGGGCCGGTGCGGCGCTTCAAGCTGGGTGCGCCGGAGCAGTTTGCCCCCGGCAGCGAAACCCTTTTTTCCGACGAGAACCTGGTGCTGTTCCGCGACGACGAAGGCTTCTACGCGATCTCCACTACCTGCACCCACCTGGGATGCATCGTCTCGCGCGCCCAACAGGGGTTTGCCTGTCCCTGCCACGGATCGCGTTTCGATGAGCGCGGAAAAGTGGTGGGCGGTCCGGCGCCGCGGCCGCTGCCGTGGCTGGAAATAAGTCGGGCAGCCGACGGCCAGCTCGTGATCAATGCCGACAACGAAGTACCCGGAGGCACGCGTTACCGCGTGTAG
- a CDS encoding cytochrome b N-terminal domain-containing protein, translating to MATAAQEFIRNLQALPHSVKDAWFRLGKEPESEREESQATFHNLFLHIHSVRVHVRTLSPTLTFGLGLMAMGTFLITVVTGLLLMVYYKPSTDLAYQSIKDIHFTVYTGRFIRNIHRWAAQLMVLTVILHMARVFFTGSYKKPREFNWLVGLGLLVITLALSFTGYLLPWDQLAYWAITIGSNIANSPRELTDALGVTRWLDPGGFQKRLLLGANYVGQDALIRFYVLHVFLLPLALVTLLSVHFWRIRKDGGLARPEDPMGGEAEWGGARRTVFQPIPTKTYGLMALVRGKRPTVNRGPENTVMSWPHLFWAELAVFMVTVASTLVLSFYWDAPLKELANPAIPENPAKAPWYFLGIQELVSYSAFTGGLIIPVIVLLGLALIPFLDRRSEGEGTWFGSPGEKSVFRYSLVFAVLVTVVMLAFTVNFGWLRNWFPNIHQLWIIIINPGSLLVLIFAAWSLLVLKRKDSVRLAAVALFTCFLVGFTILTYFATIHRGPNWLFYWWPSQWPVH from the coding sequence ATGGCGACCGCGGCCCAGGAATTTATTCGCAACCTGCAGGCATTGCCGCATTCGGTGAAGGATGCCTGGTTCCGCCTGGGCAAAGAACCGGAATCGGAGCGCGAAGAGTCACAGGCTACTTTTCATAACCTGTTCCTGCACATACACAGCGTGCGCGTCCACGTGCGCACTCTCAGTCCCACGCTCACCTTCGGCTTGGGCCTGATGGCGATGGGCACGTTCCTGATCACCGTGGTCACCGGCCTTCTGCTGATGGTCTATTACAAGCCTTCTACCGACCTGGCGTACCAGTCGATCAAGGACATCCACTTCACGGTCTACACCGGACGGTTCATCCGCAACATTCATCGCTGGGCGGCACAGTTGATGGTCTTGACCGTGATCCTGCATATGGCGCGGGTGTTCTTCACTGGCAGCTACAAGAAGCCGCGCGAATTCAACTGGCTCGTGGGATTGGGGCTGCTGGTAATCACCTTAGCCCTCAGCTTCACCGGATATCTGCTGCCCTGGGACCAGCTAGCCTACTGGGCCATCACCATCGGATCGAACATCGCCAACTCGCCCCGTGAGCTGACCGACGCGCTCGGCGTCACGCGCTGGCTTGATCCAGGCGGTTTCCAGAAACGGCTGCTCCTGGGCGCCAACTATGTCGGCCAGGATGCGCTGATCCGGTTCTATGTGCTGCACGTGTTCCTGTTGCCCCTGGCGCTGGTCACTCTGCTGAGCGTGCACTTCTGGCGGATTCGCAAGGACGGCGGCCTGGCGCGTCCCGAAGACCCGATGGGCGGCGAGGCGGAATGGGGCGGCGCCCGTCGAACCGTTTTCCAACCCATTCCCACCAAGACCTACGGCTTGATGGCCCTGGTCAGAGGCAAGCGGCCAACCGTAAACCGCGGACCGGAGAACACCGTGATGAGCTGGCCGCACCTGTTCTGGGCGGAACTGGCCGTGTTCATGGTCACGGTGGCGTCCACTCTCGTGCTCTCCTTCTACTGGGACGCGCCGCTGAAAGAATTGGCCAATCCTGCGATTCCGGAAAACCCGGCCAAGGCGCCCTGGTATTTTCTCGGAATCCAGGAGCTGGTTTCGTATTCCGCGTTTACCGGCGGACTGATAATCCCGGTAATCGTGCTCCTGGGACTCGCCCTCATTCCATTCCTGGATCGGCGCTCCGAGGGTGAAGGCACGTGGTTCGGCAGTCCGGGAGAGAAATCCGTTTTCCGTTACTCGTTGGTGTTTGCGGTTCTGGTGACGGTCGTCATGCTGGCCTTTACGGTGAACTTCGGGTGGTTGCGCAACTGGTTTCCCAACATTCATCAGTTGTGGATCATCATTATTAACCCTGGCTCGCTGCTGGTGCTGATCTTCGCGGCCTGGTCGCTGCTGGTCCTGAAGCGCAAAGACTCCGTGCGTCTGGCGGCGGTTGCGCTCTTCACTTGTTTCCTGGTCGGTTTCACCATTCTGACCTATTTCGCCACCATCCACCGGGGGCCGAATTGGCTTTTCTACTGGTGGCCCTCACAGTGGCCGGTGCACTAG
- a CDS encoding c-type cytochrome, giving the protein MKDPSRIYRWILLGASVLTIVYLVGAAVHENYLAQWGAVQRQYREILRQKATDERGRELLAKFHIELKQVSLPALGTVDRCVTCHNGIDDPRMTDVTLPHRVHPAGILDKHPVDRFGCTVCHHGQGPATTFRDAKADDAYWDYPLLPPEMTQATCATCHDAEKLPAAQIPLLLTGMRLYQEKSCGACHKLGGRGGALGPALDNEGAKTRHQLIMSNLAPPHTTWRWQEAHFRDPAGLVAGSQMRNPTVTRQEALALTVYMLSQWKRDVPESYLAPDKIEQKYRALHPAPLTGEQVYGQYCAACHGNGTYSRWDKAFKRFIPAIRGVSLIATASREYLTSNIQHGRPGTQMPAWDKQAGGLLPEEITAVAEYLRAGAPAVEKMPPLTLAGDSARGLTLFLRNCAGCHGMDGRGGIAPEIGNPVFQKAAADEFIVRTVRAGRQGTAMPAFQRPDAPAFTDQDVADVLAYLRTLGEHKRGKAVAKNVIPGGKP; this is encoded by the coding sequence ATGAAGGACCCCTCACGCATTTATCGTTGGATCCTGCTCGGGGCCAGCGTTCTGACCATCGTCTATCTGGTGGGCGCGGCGGTACATGAGAACTACCTGGCGCAGTGGGGCGCGGTGCAGCGCCAGTATCGCGAGATTCTCCGGCAAAAAGCCACGGACGAGCGCGGGCGCGAACTGCTGGCCAAGTTTCACATCGAGCTGAAGCAGGTCAGCCTGCCGGCCCTGGGGACGGTGGACCGCTGCGTCACCTGCCACAACGGGATCGACGATCCGAGAATGACGGATGTCACGTTGCCCCACCGGGTCCACCCCGCGGGCATCCTCGATAAGCATCCGGTGGATCGCTTCGGATGCACCGTCTGCCATCACGGACAAGGACCAGCGACCACGTTTCGTGATGCCAAGGCGGACGACGCCTACTGGGACTATCCTCTGCTTCCGCCGGAGATGACCCAGGCCACCTGCGCCACTTGTCACGACGCGGAGAAGTTGCCTGCAGCACAAATCCCACTGCTGCTTACCGGCATGAGGCTTTATCAGGAGAAGAGTTGCGGCGCCTGCCACAAGCTGGGAGGTCGCGGGGGTGCGTTGGGGCCAGCGCTGGACAACGAAGGCGCCAAGACGCGTCACCAGCTCATCATGAGCAATCTCGCGCCGCCACACACCACCTGGAGATGGCAGGAGGCTCACTTCCGCGATCCCGCGGGCCTAGTTGCCGGCAGCCAAATGCGCAACCCCACCGTGACCCGGCAGGAAGCGCTGGCGCTGACGGTTTACATGCTTTCGCAGTGGAAGCGTGATGTGCCGGAGAGTTATCTCGCTCCCGACAAGATCGAACAGAAGTATCGTGCACTGCATCCGGCACCGCTCACCGGCGAGCAAGTCTACGGGCAATACTGCGCGGCCTGCCATGGCAATGGAACTTACAGCCGCTGGGACAAAGCGTTCAAACGCTTCATCCCCGCCATTCGCGGTGTTTCTTTGATCGCGACCGCGAGCCGCGAGTATCTGACCAGCAACATCCAGCACGGCCGGCCGGGCACGCAGATGCCGGCGTGGGACAAACAAGCCGGCGGCCTGCTGCCGGAGGAGATCACGGCGGTCGCGGAGTACCTGCGAGCCGGGGCGCCGGCGGTCGAGAAAATGCCGCCCCTCACGCTGGCGGGCGATTCGGCACGGGGCTTGACGCTGTTCCTGCGCAACTGCGCCGGTTGTCACGGCATGGACGGCCGTGGGGGGATCGCGCCGGAGATCGGTAATCCGGTCTTTCAGAAGGCGGCGGCCGACGAATTCATCGTGCGCACCGTCCGCGCCGGACGGCAGGGGACCGCCATGCCCGCCTTCCAGCGACCCGATGCGCCGGCGTTCACTGACCAGGACGTCGCGGACGTTCTTGCGTACCTGCGCACTCTCGGCGAGCACAAGCGAGGGAAGGCGGTTGCGAAGAACGTGATTCCGGGAGGTAAGCCATGA
- a CDS encoding molybdopterin-dependent oxidoreductase, with translation MSDKDESNNQRSRRNFLQTAAMTAAALAIPGCSRKEKPVLTTLVGDFDPLRSYPYRGWEDFYRKIWTWDRVVRSTHSANCTGSCSWKVYVRNGVMVREEQAADYPRISQDLPDYNPRGCQKGGCFVEYVYSPQRLRYPLIRTGERGEGKWRRATWDEALTLVAGKLLDNVYHHGPDTNTFFSVIPAMSPVSFCAGSRLANYIGGVFLSFYDWYCDLPPGEPLTWGVQTEACECADWFNSKYIVLWGSNISQTRIPDAHFAYEARYNGAKIVCISPDYNASATHADLYWQINPGTDGMLALGVARLLIDQNLIDVPYVKEQTDLPLLVLSGTKRFLRHSDLEAKGKEDVFYVWDTRQHRAVPTPGSMGSEQKTIQLNGVDPALTGSFSVQLADGKTAEVTTVFEMLKKELAQYTLDKVAARTGLPAHEIELFARELGTRKPAMIIHGAGTNHWFHNDLVNRSFILLVALTGNVGKNGGGFNHYVGQERVWPEHGFFQLAFPEGRQKQRFQNTTLWSYVHSTSKDPHLYNGKPIDWYIQESVKNGWMPLWPKGGRKPRAFIVWRANYLNQAKGNEILESSLWRDLDLIVDINYRMDTTALYSDVVLPAASYYEKVDINTTDCHSYVHPFGKALEPLFESKTDWDIFHALAEKMAELATKKGLKPFHDDAFDWNRDFTQLAHDWTSKGTILTDEQAANFILANAPETKDMTYQQLQEKPRRFVATDPEAWNSDIEDGIAYTPFKHQLEKKRPWRTLTGRQQFYIDHPWYLELGEALPTFKEPVPEKYPLYWNTPHGRWSIHSTWRDHRAMLRLQRGGPIVYMHPDDARKRGLRDNDWVRIYNNVGQCVCRLQILPGEKPGRVTMYHGWEKYLGFQQGGWQSLTYIKIKPTQLIGKYGHVNFRLNYWGPTGNNRDIKVEIEKAKV, from the coding sequence ATGAGCGACAAGGACGAGTCGAACAACCAGCGGTCGCGGCGCAACTTCCTCCAGACTGCCGCCATGACGGCGGCAGCTCTGGCGATCCCTGGCTGCTCCCGCAAAGAGAAGCCGGTTCTCACCACGCTCGTCGGTGACTTCGACCCTCTCCGCAGTTATCCCTACCGCGGTTGGGAGGACTTCTATCGCAAGATCTGGACCTGGGACAGAGTGGTGCGTTCGACGCACTCCGCCAACTGCACAGGTTCCTGCTCCTGGAAAGTCTATGTCCGGAACGGGGTGATGGTACGCGAAGAACAGGCGGCGGATTATCCCCGCATCAGCCAGGATCTGCCCGATTACAACCCGCGCGGATGCCAGAAGGGTGGCTGCTTCGTCGAGTATGTATACAGCCCGCAGAGGTTGCGGTACCCACTGATTCGCACCGGGGAACGCGGCGAGGGCAAATGGCGCCGGGCCACCTGGGACGAAGCCCTCACGCTGGTCGCCGGGAAACTGCTCGACAACGTCTACCACCACGGACCGGACACCAACACCTTCTTTAGCGTGATCCCGGCAATGAGTCCGGTCAGCTTCTGCGCGGGGTCGCGGCTGGCGAACTACATCGGGGGAGTATTCCTTTCCTTCTATGACTGGTACTGCGACCTGCCGCCGGGCGAGCCGCTTACCTGGGGCGTGCAAACCGAGGCCTGCGAGTGCGCCGACTGGTTCAACTCCAAGTACATCGTGCTATGGGGTTCGAATATTTCACAGACGCGCATTCCCGACGCCCACTTCGCCTACGAAGCTCGCTACAACGGCGCCAAGATCGTCTGTATCTCGCCCGATTACAACGCCAGCGCCACGCACGCCGACCTGTACTGGCAGATCAATCCGGGCACGGACGGCATGCTTGCCCTGGGAGTGGCGCGGCTCCTCATCGACCAGAACCTGATCGATGTTCCGTACGTGAAAGAGCAGACCGACCTGCCGCTGCTTGTGTTATCCGGTACGAAGCGTTTCTTGCGCCACTCCGATCTCGAGGCTAAAGGCAAAGAGGACGTGTTTTACGTCTGGGACACGCGACAACACCGCGCCGTACCGACACCGGGGTCGATGGGCTCGGAGCAGAAGACGATCCAGCTCAACGGCGTGGATCCGGCTCTGACGGGGAGCTTCAGCGTGCAGCTTGCGGATGGGAAAACCGCCGAAGTCACCACGGTTTTCGAGATGCTCAAAAAAGAGTTGGCCCAGTACACGCTGGACAAAGTAGCGGCGCGCACCGGCCTGCCGGCACATGAAATCGAGCTGTTCGCCAGGGAATTGGGAACACGCAAACCCGCAATGATCATCCACGGCGCGGGGACGAACCACTGGTTCCACAACGACCTGGTCAACCGCTCGTTCATCCTGCTGGTGGCTCTCACCGGCAACGTAGGCAAGAACGGCGGCGGGTTCAACCACTACGTGGGACAGGAACGCGTCTGGCCGGAGCACGGCTTCTTTCAGCTCGCCTTTCCCGAAGGACGCCAGAAACAGCGCTTCCAGAACACTACGCTTTGGAGCTACGTCCACTCCACCAGCAAGGATCCCCACCTCTACAACGGCAAGCCCATCGACTGGTACATCCAGGAATCGGTGAAGAACGGGTGGATGCCGCTGTGGCCCAAGGGCGGCCGCAAGCCGCGCGCCTTCATCGTGTGGCGCGCCAACTATCTCAATCAGGCCAAGGGCAACGAGATCCTGGAGTCATCGCTGTGGCGCGATCTCGACCTGATCGTGGACATCAACTACCGCATGGACACTACGGCGCTCTACTCCGACGTCGTGCTGCCCGCAGCCAGCTACTACGAGAAAGTGGACATCAACACCACCGATTGCCACAGCTACGTCCATCCCTTCGGCAAAGCGCTGGAACCGTTGTTCGAGAGCAAGACGGACTGGGACATCTTCCACGCCCTGGCCGAAAAAATGGCGGAGTTGGCCACGAAGAAAGGTCTGAAGCCCTTCCACGACGATGCCTTCGACTGGAACCGCGATTTCACGCAGTTGGCGCACGACTGGACAAGCAAAGGAACCATCCTCACCGACGAGCAAGCGGCCAACTTCATCCTCGCCAACGCTCCCGAAACCAAAGACATGACCTACCAGCAGTTGCAGGAGAAGCCGCGCCGCTTTGTCGCCACCGACCCGGAGGCATGGAACAGCGACATCGAAGACGGAATCGCCTATACGCCGTTCAAGCACCAGTTAGAGAAGAAGCGGCCGTGGCGCACGCTCACAGGACGGCAGCAGTTCTACATCGATCACCCCTGGTACCTGGAATTGGGTGAGGCGTTGCCGACCTTCAAGGAACCAGTGCCGGAGAAGTATCCGCTCTACTGGAACACGCCGCACGGGCGCTGGTCCATTCACTCCACCTGGCGTGATCACCGGGCCATGCTGCGGTTGCAGCGCGGCGGCCCCATCGTTTACATGCATCCCGACGATGCCCGCAAACGCGGCCTGAGAGACAACGACTGGGTACGCATCTATAACAACGTCGGCCAATGTGTCTGCCGCCTGCAGATCCTGCCGGGAGAAAAACCGGGCAGGGTGACCATGTATCACGGCTGGGAAAAATACCTCGGCTTCCAGCAGGGCGGCTGGCAGTCGCTCACTTACATCAAGATCAAACCTACGCAGCTCATCGGCAAGTATGGACACGTCAACTTTCGGCTGAACTACTGGGGACCGACCGGCAACAATCGCGACATCAAAGTGGAAATCGAGAAGGCAAAGGTCTGA
- a CDS encoding respiratory nitrate reductase subunit beta, producing MSKHQYAMVMDLNKCLGCQTCTIACKKLWTDRDGTGYMYWNNVETRPGMGYPRQWDRIGGGWKNGQLQPSPLPTMDDYGHAWEFNYEQRLYEGKKKPVMPSPTPTSGVNWDEDVGGMNGEENYFFYLPRICNHCTYPACLEACPRKAIYKRHEDGIVVLDQERCQGYRYCIKACPYKKIYYNEVTGKSEKCIFCYPRLEKGEVNACAAQCPGRLRFVGLLDDPESPVHKLVLVHRAALPLFPEKGTQPNVFYVPPFNPPKRGNYDKSILEDPRLPLDYLIYLFGAEVREVITRLEAELKTAQRGGRSELLQLLIGRDAATRYRIKPELVQIKL from the coding sequence ATGTCAAAACACCAATATGCAATGGTGATGGACCTGAACAAGTGCCTGGGCTGCCAGACCTGCACCATCGCTTGCAAAAAGCTTTGGACCGATCGCGACGGCACCGGCTACATGTACTGGAACAACGTGGAGACGCGTCCCGGGATGGGCTACCCGCGGCAGTGGGACCGGATCGGCGGCGGTTGGAAGAACGGGCAGCTCCAGCCCAGCCCGTTGCCCACCATGGACGACTACGGTCACGCCTGGGAATTCAACTACGAGCAGCGTCTCTACGAAGGTAAGAAGAAGCCGGTCATGCCGTCGCCCACTCCGACGTCCGGGGTGAACTGGGACGAGGATGTCGGCGGCATGAATGGCGAGGAGAATTACTTCTTCTATCTGCCGCGCATCTGCAATCACTGCACCTATCCGGCGTGTCTGGAAGCGTGTCCGCGCAAGGCCATCTACAAACGTCATGAAGACGGCATCGTGGTCCTCGACCAGGAGCGCTGCCAGGGCTACCGCTACTGCATCAAGGCTTGCCCCTACAAGAAGATTTATTACAACGAGGTGACCGGCAAGTCGGAGAAGTGCATTTTCTGTTATCCGCGCCTGGAAAAGGGCGAGGTGAATGCCTGCGCCGCGCAGTGTCCGGGGCGATTGCGCTTTGTCGGCCTGCTCGACGATCCCGAATCTCCGGTGCACAAACTTGTGCTGGTGCACCGCGCGGCCCTGCCGCTGTTTCCGGAGAAAGGCACGCAGCCGAATGTCTTCTACGTCCCGCCGTTTAATCCGCCCAAGCGGGGAAACTACGACAAGAGCATCCTCGAAGATCCGCGCCTGCCGCTCGATTACCTGATCTACCTGTTTGGTGCCGAGGTGCGAGAGGTGATCACCCGGCTCGAGGCCGAACTGAAGACGGCCCAGCGCGGCGGACGCAGCGAACTCCTGCAACTGCTCATCGGCCGTGATGCCGCAACGCGCTATCGCATCAAGCCTGAACTGGTGCAGATCAAGCTTTAG
- a CDS encoding molecular chaperone TorD family protein, translating to MTAASGSRASGKLDWEDLDPYRFFALVFASPSPERFDTLAQPALKDLLAGLWQQLRCAGDFPDFAWFKSREEYEAAYIALFDVGIPEPPVPLFESAHDKTRPPQEIALENTWFYEALGLRWDSRCAVPDYLITQLEFLAAVHYTLENAPDSATRGSLAKLETDFISRHMLNWVAQAGTKVNRVSPFVFGPLMRLLTVFLQHRRDEVSR from the coding sequence ATGACAGCAGCCAGCGGATCCCGCGCCTCGGGGAAGCTCGATTGGGAAGACCTGGATCCGTACAGATTCTTCGCCTTGGTGTTCGCGTCGCCGTCACCCGAGCGCTTCGACACACTCGCGCAGCCGGCGTTGAAGGACTTGCTTGCCGGCCTGTGGCAGCAGCTACGCTGCGCGGGAGATTTCCCGGACTTCGCCTGGTTCAAAAGCCGCGAAGAATACGAAGCGGCGTACATCGCGCTCTTTGATGTTGGGATTCCCGAGCCCCCGGTACCTCTGTTCGAGTCAGCGCATGATAAGACCAGGCCCCCGCAAGAGATCGCGCTCGAGAACACGTGGTTTTACGAGGCGCTCGGACTCAGGTGGGATTCAAGATGTGCCGTCCCCGACTATCTGATCACGCAACTGGAGTTTCTCGCCGCCGTGCACTATACGTTGGAGAACGCGCCGGATTCCGCCACCCGCGGTAGTCTCGCCAAGCTCGAGACCGATTTCATAAGCCGCCACATGCTGAATTGGGTGGCCCAGGCGGGTACCAAGGTGAATCGTGTTTCTCCTTTTGTTTTTGGTCCCCTCATGCGTCTGCTCACGGTATTTCTGCAACACCGGCGCGATGAAGTCAGCCGCTGA
- a CDS encoding PIG-L family deacetylase: MAQTPTQIAISPSTQATPLPLDRGAGAVWQSLLKLRTRASLLMITAHPDDEDGGMMTYESRGQGARVALLTLNRGEGGQNVMSPDYWDALGLVRTQELLSADRYIGTQQYWTRVADFGFSKTKEEALQKWGHDRVLYDVVRIVRMNRPLVIASVFSGNLSDGHGQHQVAGEAAQEVFQAACDPKVFPDQIQAGLRPWCPAKMYARVPTFAISDKGMYDYATGHWAPLRFYDYLSRSWIEGTPSTNLEIPEGQYSPLAGLSYLQIAREGLGLQRSQNGGGSIPPAGPLTISYHRYGSRVPARDKETSFFDGVDTSLLGIAALAKDDPGFVKQGLQQISDLVEKAATGFAFQEPEKIAPTLAAGLKAVNDLISRVEASGLSEQSRYDVLHELHVKQAQFNNAVAEALGLSLLATVAPEREATGFFARFMGLQESFQVAIPGQRFQVNVRVANQSSAPLQVSSVALKASDTEPWTIAAQPGGAGELAGGEAREVRFTVTVPENAAPTRPYFQRPNSEQPYYDILDPRYLNQSMPPYPLDAWVEVNYHGVPVRLGQVVQVVKRITGMGTVLDPLVVAPAISAWISPAAGIVPLGEKSFPLSVVVHSNVKGPAKGTVRLGLPSGWKASPPVAQFATSKDGEDESVNFSVQPAALQEKPYTVTAVAEYQGRQYRQGYRTVGYTGLRPAELYRPATYRAAGVDVKIAPNLNLAYIMGTGDEVPQSLENLGVRVHFLSPQDLANGDLRRFDAIVLGVRTYAARPELRTYNNRLLDYVHHGGVVIVQYNTPQYDHNYGPYPYSLSGDPEKVVDETSAVQILAPDNPVLNWPNKITTHDFHGWAEERGHDFMRSWDPQWEALVETHDPGQAPQKGGWLYARYGKGVYMYVAYALYRQLPEGVPGAYRLFANMLSLAKNPQSAAAAAN; the protein is encoded by the coding sequence ATGGCGCAGACGCCGACCCAGATCGCGATCTCGCCCAGCACGCAGGCCACGCCACTGCCTTTAGACCGGGGCGCTGGGGCGGTCTGGCAGTCCTTGCTGAAGCTGCGCACGCGCGCCAGTTTGCTGATGATCACCGCCCATCCTGACGATGAAGACGGCGGCATGATGACCTACGAGTCGCGCGGCCAGGGAGCGCGGGTGGCGCTGCTCACGCTCAACCGCGGCGAGGGCGGGCAGAACGTCATGTCGCCCGATTACTGGGACGCCCTCGGCTTGGTGCGTACCCAGGAACTGCTGTCGGCCGACCGCTACATCGGCACCCAGCAGTACTGGACACGCGTCGCCGATTTCGGTTTCTCCAAGACCAAGGAAGAAGCGCTGCAAAAATGGGGGCACGACCGCGTGTTGTACGACGTTGTCCGCATCGTGCGCATGAATCGCCCCCTGGTCATAGCTTCCGTGTTCTCCGGCAACCTCAGCGACGGCCACGGCCAACACCAGGTCGCCGGCGAAGCGGCGCAGGAGGTGTTCCAGGCGGCCTGCGACCCCAAAGTCTTTCCCGACCAGATCCAGGCCGGGTTGCGGCCGTGGTGTCCGGCCAAGATGTACGCCCGCGTGCCCACCTTCGCCATCTCCGACAAGGGCATGTATGACTACGCCACCGGGCACTGGGCGCCACTGCGCTTCTACGACTACCTGTCGCGGAGCTGGATCGAAGGCACGCCATCCACCAACCTGGAGATACCGGAGGGTCAGTACTCGCCCCTGGCCGGGCTGTCCTACTTGCAGATCGCGCGCGAGGGCCTGGGACTGCAAAGATCGCAGAACGGCGGCGGCAGCATCCCGCCAGCGGGGCCCTTGACCATTTCCTATCACCGCTACGGATCGCGAGTGCCGGCACGCGACAAGGAGACATCGTTTTTCGACGGCGTGGACACGTCCCTGCTGGGGATTGCGGCGCTGGCCAAGGACGATCCCGGGTTCGTCAAGCAGGGCCTGCAGCAGATCAGCGATTTGGTGGAGAAGGCGGCCACCGGCTTTGCCTTCCAGGAACCGGAAAAGATTGCGCCCACCTTGGCCGCAGGCTTGAAGGCCGTCAACGACCTCATCTCCCGCGTCGAGGCAAGCGGACTCTCGGAGCAGTCCCGCTACGACGTCTTGCACGAGCTACACGTCAAGCAGGCGCAGTTCAACAATGCTGTCGCCGAGGCGCTGGGGCTTTCGCTGCTCGCCACGGTCGCGCCGGAACGCGAAGCGACCGGCTTTTTCGCGCGCTTCATGGGCTTGCAGGAGTCCTTCCAGGTCGCCATCCCCGGACAGCGCTTCCAAGTGAACGTTCGAGTCGCCAACCAGAGTTCGGCGCCGCTCCAGGTAAGCAGTGTTGCACTGAAGGCGAGCGACACCGAGCCCTGGACAATCGCAGCGCAGCCCGGCGGCGCCGGCGAATTGGCCGGCGGCGAGGCGCGCGAAGTCCGCTTCACCGTCACCGTGCCCGAGAATGCCGCCCCGACGCGGCCATACTTTCAGCGTCCCAACTCTGAGCAGCCGTACTATGACATCCTCGACCCTCGCTATCTCAATCAGTCGATGCCGCCGTATCCCCTGGATGCTTGGGTGGAAGTGAATTACCACGGTGTGCCGGTGCGGCTCGGCCAAGTGGTGCAGGTAGTGAAGCGTATAACCGGCATGGGCACGGTGCTCGACCCACTCGTCGTCGCGCCCGCCATTTCCGCCTGGATTTCCCCGGCCGCGGGAATCGTGCCCCTGGGCGAGAAGTCTTTTCCCCTCTCCGTCGTGGTGCACAGCAACGTCAAGGGTCCGGCCAAGGGAACGGTGCGCTTGGGACTGCCCTCGGGATGGAAAGCGTCCCCGCCGGTGGCGCAGTTCGCCACCAGCAAAGATGGGGAAGACGAATCCGTCAACTTCAGCGTCCAGCCGGCTGCGCTGCAGGAAAAGCCGTACACCGTTACGGCCGTGGCGGAATACCAGGGTCGTCAATACCGCCAGGGCTATCGCACGGTCGGCTACACCGGCTTGCGTCCAGCCGAGTTATATCGTCCCGCGACCTATCGCGCCGCTGGCGTCGACGTCAAGATCGCGCCCAACCTCAACCTGGCCTACATCATGGGCACGGGCGACGAGGTTCCGCAGTCGCTTGAGAACCTGGGCGTGCGCGTCCACTTCCTTAGCCCCCAGGACCTGGCGAATGGCGACCTGCGGAGATTCGATGCCATTGTGCTGGGCGTGCGCACTTATGCCGCCCGGCCGGAGCTGCGCACCTACAACAACCGCTTGCTCGATTATGTGCACCATGGCGGCGTCGTCATCGTGCAGTACAACACGCCTCAGTACGACCATAACTACGGGCCTTATCCCTATTCCCTGAGCGGCGACCCGGAGAAGGTCGTCGACGAGACCTCGGCCGTGCAAATCCTGGCGCCCGACAATCCCGTCTTGAACTGGCCCAACAAGATCACGACCCACGATTTTCATGGCTGGGCAGAGGAGCGCGGCCACGACTTCATGCGGTCGTGGGATCCGCAATGGGAAGCGCTGGTCGAAACCCACGATCCCGGTCAAGCGCCGCAGAAGGGCGGCTGGCTTTACGCCCGCTACGGCAAGGGCGTTTACATGTACGTGGCCTATGCGCTGTATCGCCAGTTGCCGGAGGGCGTGCCGGGAGCCTATCGCCTGTTCGCCAACATGTTGAGCCTGGCGAAAAATCCGCAGTCGGCGGCTGCCGCGGCGAACTAG